One Parus major isolate Abel unplaced genomic scaffold, Parus_major1.1 Scaffold683, whole genome shotgun sequence genomic window carries:
- the DMWD gene encoding dystrophia myotonica WD repeat-containing protein has protein sequence QCPVSPQSLDLHRPIDKRVYKGTQPTCHDFNQFTAGAETLALLVGFSAGQVQYLDLAKKDSAGRLFNEEXXIDKSKVTLVRWLPDTERLFLASHASGHLYLYDCEQPCSSTTPQYTLLTQGEGFRVFSSKSKTPRNPLLKWAVGSGPLNEFAFSPDGRWLACVSQDGVLRVFHFSSMLLQGMMRSYFGGLLCVCWSPDGRYVVTGGEDDLVTVWSLAEGRVVARGHGHKSWVNAVAFDPFMGGGRGETPETPRDPPGVAYRFGSAGQDTQFCLWDLTEDVLESRGSLPRPRPAPGDPQINLSALPRSLSRSNSLPQTGGGPQISPRAPPALSAGRFATLTPRDPRGGGGGGAPEKEQHKRYHSLGNISRGGGNAEKTPPGGVPGGSRGSLDMAKVLGTALCPRLNEVPLLEPLVCKKIAQERLTVLLFLEDCIVTACQEGLICTWARPGVSVSVGR, from the exons CTCGGCCGGGCAGGTGCAGTACCTGGACCTGGCCAAGAAGGACAGCGCCGGGCGGCTCTTCAACGAGGAG NNNNNNATCGACAAATCCAAGGTCACCTTGGTCAGGTGGCTGCCGGACACCGAGCGCCTGTTCCTGGCGTCCCACGCCAGCGGCCACCTGTACCTGTACGACTGTGAACAACCCTGCTCCTCCACCACCCCCCAGTACACCCTCCTGACGCAAGGAGAAGGCTTCAGGGTCTTCTCCAGCAAGAGCAAGACCCCCAGGAACCCCCTGCTGAAGTGGGCGGTGGGCTCGGGGCCGCTGAACGAGTTCGCCTTCTCTCCGGACGGGCGGTGGCTGGCGTGCGTCAGCCAGGACGGCGTCCTCAGGGTGTTCCACTTCTCCTCCATGCTCCTCCAGGGCATGATGAGGAGTTATTTCGGGGGTCTCCTCTGCGTCTGTTGGAGCCCCGACGGTCGTTACGTGGTCACCGGTGGTGAGGACGACTTGGTGACGGTGTGGTCGCTGGCCGAGGGTCGCGTGGTGGCCCGAGGACACGGCCACAAGTCGTGGGTGAACGCGGTGGCTTTCGACCCTTTCATGGGTGGTGGGCGCGGGGAGACCCCCGAGACCCCGCGGGACCCCCCGGGGGTGGCGTACCGCTTCGGCTCGGCCGGCCAGGACACCCAGTTCTGCCTGTGGGACCTCACCGAGGACGTTCTGGAGTCGCGGGGTTCCCTCCCTCGGCCTCGCCCGGCGCCCGGAGACCCCCAGATCAACCTTTCGGCTTTGCCTCGTTCTTTATCCCGCTCCAACAGCCTCCCCCAAACCGGGGGGGGGCCCCAAATCTCACCACGAGCCCCCCCGGCGTTGAGCGCGGGGCGTTTCGCCACACTGACGCCGCGGGACccccgaggaggaggaggaggaggagccccCGAAAAGGAGCAGCACAAACGTTACCACAGCTTGGGCAACAtcagcaggggagggggaaacGCTGAGAAAACCCCCCCGGGGGGCGTTCCCGGGGGGTCTCGGGGGTCTCTGGACATGGCCAAGGTGTTGGGGACGGCGCTGTGCCCGAGGCTGAACGAGGTTCCGCTGCTGGAGCCGCTGGTGTGCAAGAAAATCGCTCAGGAGAGGCTGACggtgctgctgttcctggaggATTGTATCGTGACAGCGTGCCAGGAGGGGCTGATCTGCACCTGGGCACGGCCTGGGGTCTCTGTGAGTGTGGGGAGGG